In one Nicotiana sylvestris chromosome 8, ASM39365v2, whole genome shotgun sequence genomic region, the following are encoded:
- the LOC138876030 gene encoding uncharacterized protein, whose protein sequence is MASRKLRPYFQCHPIIVVTTYPLRNISHKHELSGRLAKWAIELREYEISYQPRFAIKSQVLADFVADFSQGIQLEAEKELQVFNGANPGTWTLFTDGSSNVRGATREARMQQYLEKVRELIKQFQDWKIRQIPKDKNLEADALANFVSAADVANNANASVIHLFHSVLDPDANEYGTIPDDKKKAYALRRQAARYCLKQGNLYLKMFGGPLARCLGPSQTDHCTVAIYEMGNGYRRTITASKRTEAGAFKHVRKKEVRDFIWWNIICRFGVPKEIVCDNGPQFIGAQITEFFQSWQIKRITSTPYHPMGNGQAESTNKVIINNLKKRLEESKGNWTEVLPGVLWAIAQLQKQVQVKHRSRWFMELRL, encoded by the exons ATGGcgtctagaaagttaagaccttactttcaatgtcatcctatcatTGTGGTAACTACCTACCCTTTACGCAACATAtcacataagcatgagttatcaggtaggttagctaagtgggcaatagagttaaggGAATACGAAATATCATACCAACCTAGATTTGCTATAAAATCGCAagtattagctgatttcgtggctgattttagtcagggaatacagttagaagcagaaaaagaattacaggtgttcaatggagccaacccaggaacttggactttattcactgatggctcatctaacgTGAGAGGAGCAA ccagggaagcaaggatgcagcagtacttagaaaaggtacgggaattgataaaacaatttcaagatTGGAAGATTAGGCAAATACCCAAGGACAAAAATCTTGAAGCAGATGCGTTAGCAAATTTCGTATCAGCGGCCGACGTGGCAAACAATGCAAATGCCTCagtgatacatttatttcattcagttcttgatcctgatgcgaatgag tatggaaccaTCCCTGATGACAAGAAAAAGGCTTATGCGCTTCGAAGGCAGGCCGCTCGCTACTGCTTAAAACAAGGCAATTTATATCTTAAGatgtttggtggacccttagcaagatgccttggaccttcgcaaacaga TCATTGcaccgtggccatttatgaaatggggaatggatatcgtaggaccattaccgcaagcaaaaggacag aggcaggtGCATTCAAACATGTGCGAAAAAAGGAAGTCAGAGACTTTATTTGgtggaatatcatatgtcgattcggcgtaccaaaggagatcgtatgtgataatggtcctcagtttattggagctcagatcacagaattttttcaaagctggcaaattaaaaggattacgtcaacaccctatcatccgaTGGGTAATGGACAGGCAGAatcaacaaacaaagtcattatcaacaatttaaagaaacggctagaggaatcaaaaggaaactggactgaagtgttacctggagttttatgggctatcgcacaactgcaaaaacaagtacaggtgAAACACCGTTCTcgttggtttatggagctgaggctttaa
- the LOC138876029 gene encoding uncharacterized protein, with protein sequence MTVTCNETTQQTDIDSEEDDIPDDIVKEVENFEKRPKSNRDEAEIVNLGDVENVKEMQINIHLSPLKKKEYTEFLKEYEDIFAWSYDDMTGLSRSIVAHKLPIDPMCPPEIEVYVDDVIIKSKKATKHIEDLRRFFNTLWRYYLKLKPAKCAFGVPAGKFLGFIVSRQRIELDPSKVKAIQELPPPKNKKDVMSFLGRLNYISQFIAQSTVIGEPIFRMLKNDASTKWTDDCQKAFDRIKEYLSTPSVLVPHEPGRPLLLYLAVLDGAFGYILGKHDETRRKEQVIIISIRREDIAESYDSWRMFFDGAANFKGVSIGAVLISETGQHYPMSAKLRFPCTNNMAKYEACILGLKMAIDMNIEELLIHADMIKVPPSELNTTSSPWSFAVWGMDIIGRFEPAASNRHSDLMKAMCENFKIRHKNSTAYRPQMNGVVEAANKNIKKILRKMIEKHKQWHEKLSFALIGYHTIVCTSIGETPYMLVYGTEAFIPVEVSRRAMAIPAGLIPLQFPQPYQT encoded by the exons atgactgtgacatgcaatgagacaacgcaacaaacagacattgattcagaggaagatgacatacctgacgatattgtcaaagaagttgagaactttgagaagaGACCTAAGTCCAACCGGGATGAGGctgaaattgtcaacctgggagatgtcgaaaatgtcaaggaaatgcaaatcaacattcacctatcgccattgaaaaagaaagagtacacagaatttctaaaggagtatgaggacatatttgcctggtcgtatgatgacatgaccggtctaaGTAGGTCCATTGttgctcacaaactgccaatcgatccaatgtgtccaccg gagatagaggtatatgtggatgatgttattatcaaatccaagaaggccactaaaCACATAGAAGATTTGAGGAGGTTCTTCAATACACTATGGAGATACTACTTGAAATTAAAACcggcaaagtgcgcatttggggttcctgctgggaaatttcTTGGTTTTATAGTAAGCCGCCAaagaatagaactagatccatcgaaagtcaaagccattcaagaactaccaccgccaaagaacaagaaggatgtgatgagtttcttgggaaggcttaactatatcagccagttcatagcacagtctacagttatcggTGAGCCAATCTTTAGGATGTTGAAGAATGATGCctccaccaaatggaccgatgactgccagaaggccttcgacagaatcaaggagtacctgtcaacaccatcAGTCTTAGTCCCGCACGAGCCAGGTAGACcattattactctaccttgcagtgttggatGGGGCTTTTGGCTACATTTTGGGGAAACATGATGAAACAAGGAGGAAGGAACAAGTCATTATTAtctcaataagaa gagaagacattgcagaatcctatgacagctggagaatgttcttcgatggagcagcaaacttcaaaggagttagCATAGGggcagtcctaatatcagaaaccggtcagcattatccaatgtctgccaaactcaggttcccctgcaccaacaatatggccaagtatgaagcctgcatcttagggctcaaaatggccattgacatgaacattgaAGAactgcta atacatgcagacatgataaaggtacctccaagcgagcttaacacaacgagctcaccatggtcgttcgccgttTGGGGAATGGACATCATTGGACGATtcgagcctgctgcttccaacagacacag cgacttgatgaaagctatgtgtgaaaatTTCAAGattagacacaagaattccacagcctacaggcctcagatgaatggagttgtagaagccgccaacaagaatatcaagaagatattgaggaaaatgatagagaagcataaacagtggcacgagaagttatcatttgctctaatTGGGTATCACACCATAGTCTGCACATCAATCGgggaaaccccctatatgctagtttatggtacagaggctttCATTCCCGTTGAG gtaagCCGGCGAGCAATGGCTATCCCAGCAGGAttgatcccgctccagttccctcagccatatcaaacctaa
- the LOC138876028 gene encoding uncharacterized protein, which translates to MAEELKKLTSRVQDVEGERGMEGLNYEDLCIQPDVELPEGYKPSKFEMFDGTGDPKAHLRTYCDKLVGVGKDEKIRMKLFMRSLTGDALSWYISQNPKKWSNWVSMAPDFMDRFRFNTENAPNIFYIHNLKKKPTKTFREYAPRWRSEAAKVRPSLDEEQMIKFFVRAHDPQYYERLMVIKNHKFSNIIKLGEIIEERIKSRMVTNFEALQATNKALQSGGISKKKETQVPIEVEVNASVPFEVEVAPPAATSAPFEVEVVTSFTVTAFHQADTIWGTTEEEALVGLKNLFLEDEDMDCGAIIEEEEGEGLTFQTMVKGVVLRNWTATPS; encoded by the exons atggctgaagaactcaagaagttaacaagccgagttcaggATGTTGAAGGCGAAAGAGGAATGGAAGGATTAAACTATGAAGACCTGTGTATACAACCAGATGTGGAATTGCCTGAGGGATACAAACCTtccaagtttgagatgttcgacggcacaggtgatcccaaggctcatttaaggacctattgtgacaagcttgtcggtgTTGGGAAAGATGAAAAAattcggatgaagctctttatgaggagccttacgggggatgctttgtcttggtatatcagccaaaatcccaagaaatggtccaattgggtaagcatggcgccagatttcatggaccggttcaggttcaacacagaaaatgcaccaaatATTTTCTACATTCataatcttaagaagaaacctactaagactttccgtgagtatgctcctcgttggaggtcggaagcagccaaggttaggccatctttggacgaagaacaaaTGATCAAGTTCTTCGTTAGAGCACATGATCctcaatattatgaaaggttgatggttatcaaaaatcacaaattctctaacATTATCAAACTTGGAGAAATAATCGAAGAAAGAATCAAAAGCaggatggtaacaaatttcgaGGCACTACAAGCCACAAACAAGGCgttacaatcaggcggcatatcaaagaagaaagag actcaagtaccaattgaggttgaggtaaatgcatcagttccattcgaggtggaagtggcTCCGCCCGCAGCCACCTCCGCTCCCTTTGAAGTAGAGGTGGTCACATCTTTtactgtgaca GCTTTTCAtcaggctgacacaatatggggaactactGAGGAAGAAGCACTTGTTGGGCTGAAGAATTtattcttggaggatgaggacatggactgtggtgccataattgaggaggaggagggcgAAGGCCTCACTTTTCAGACTATGgtgaagggagttgttctcaggaactggaccgccacaccatcatGA